One window of the Triticum aestivum cultivar Chinese Spring unplaced genomic scaffold, IWGSC CS RefSeq v2.1 scaffold62099, whole genome shotgun sequence genome contains the following:
- the LOC123176807 gene encoding noroxomaritidine synthase 2-like, which yields MSISFSQELLISTLAIILLPLMLYLRSSRSKNPSVLPINWPIVGVFPYLIANFHNLHDYLAVVLAGSGHNFRAHGPPGTGLRFFITCEPANVRHIFTTNHANFPKGAEFAAIFDIAGGSFFTTEGEPWRRQRARAQRVLSNPRLLACMTACCRDKVENGLLPVLMHMASTGTTFDLQDLTIRLVLDMTATPLFGVDPGLLSSDMPPMDAAVAMDTVMEVALFRHIVPTSGWKVMRRLNIGPERKLAAAHTVLRGFIEEMMERRKRKEHAGNEGAPSVDILSSYIDDPDYQQNDGLLHATLINYMIAGRDTIGTALTWVFYNLAQNPHVVSFIRHELSPIASQKAATGANNSSTMVIFEPEETKSLVYMRAAIHESLRLHPPVPIERKTAVAHDVMPSGHVVHAGDTLLISLHSMGRMEGVWGKDCREYNPDRWLSEDGKKLRYVPSYKFLSFSSGPRLCLGKDVSFMQMNTIVAAMVWNFDVEVVEGQRVQPKMSCVLQMKNGLMVKLKKREM from the coding sequence ATGTCGATCTCGTTCTCGCAAGAGCTGCTCATCTCCACACTCGCCATCATTCTTCTTCCCCTGATGTTGTACCTCAGGTCTAGCAGATCAAAGAACCCATCAGTGCTCCCCATAAACTGGCCAATAGTGGGGGTGTTCCCTTACCTTATCGCCAACTTCCACAACCTGCACGACTacctcgccgtcgtcctcgccgGATCAGGCCACAACTTCAGGGCGCACGGCCCGCCTGGGACCGGGTTGCGGTTCTTCATCACATGCGAACCGGCCAACGTCCGGCACATCTTCACGACGAACCATGCAAACTTCCCCAAGGGCGCGGAGTTCGCCGCCATCTTTGACATCGCGGGTGGCAGCTTCTTCACCACCGAAGGCGAGCCCTGGCGTCGGCAGCGCGCAAGAGCCCAGAGAGTCTTGAGCAACCCACGGTTGCTTGCCTGTATGACCGCTTGCTGCCGCGACAAGGTGGAGAACGGCCTCCTCCCGGTGCTCATGCACATGGCGAGCACCGGGACCACGTTCGACCTGCAAGATTTGACAATAAGGCTCGTGCTCGACATGACCGCCACGCCTCTCTTTGGCGTGGACCCAGGCCTCCTGTCCTCGGACATGCCGCCCATGGACGCCGCGGTCGCCATGGACACGGTCATGGAGGTGGCCTTGTTCCGGCACATCGTGCCGACCTCTGGTTGGAAGGTGATGAGGCGGCTAAACATCGGCCCGGAAAGGAAGCTCGCCGCAGCACACACGGTTCTACGAGGGTTCATtgaggagatgatggagaggaggaagaggaaggaacATGCTGGTAATGAGGGAGCTCCTTCCGTGGACATCCTGTCTTCCTACATCGACGATCCAGACTACCAGCAGAACGATGGCTTGCTCCATGCGACGCTCATCAACTACATGATCGCCGGGAGGGACACGATCGGCACAGCTTTGACATGGGTCTTCTACAACCTCGCCCAGAACCCTCATGTCGTGTCGTTCATCCGCCACGAACTATCACCCATCGCATCACAGAAAGCAGCCACAGGCGCCAACAATAGCAGCACGATGGTGATCTTTGAACCGGAGGAGACAAAATCTCTCGTCTACATGAGAGCCGCCATACACGAGTCTCTCAGGTTGCACCCCCCGGTCCCCATCGAGCGTAAGACGGCGGTCGCCCACGACGTGATGCCGAGTGGCCATGTGGTACACGCCGGTGACACCTTATTAATTTCTCTCCACTCCATGGGGAGAATGGAAGGCGTGTGGGGGAAAGACTGCCGGGAGTATAACCCGGATAGATGGCTCTCAGAGGATGGCAAGAAACTGCGGTACGTGCCGTCTTACAAATTTTTGTCATTCAGCTCGGGCCCGAGGCTGTGCCTTGGCAAGGACGTCTCATTCATGCAGATGAATACTATTGTTGCGGCAATGGTGTGGAACTTTGATGTGGAAGTGGTTGAAGGGCAGAGAGTCCAGCCGAAGATGTCTTGTGTGCTGCAGATGAAAAATGGACTCATGGTGAAGTTGAAGAAGCGAGAAATGTAA